In Neorhizobium sp. NCHU2750, a single genomic region encodes these proteins:
- a CDS encoding prephenate/arogenate dehydrogenase family protein, translating to MSDVHFERIALIGIGLIGSSIARDVKQLGLAKHVVVSTRSEETLKRAEELELGTEYTVSAADAVRDADLVIVSVPVGASEAVAQQIAGSLKPGAIVTDVGSTKASVIAQMAPHMPDNVHFIPGHPLAGTEKSGPDAGFAGLFRDRWCIFTPLPDTDPGALDRLKAFWMALGSRIDEMDPQHHDKVLAIVSHLPHIIAYNIVGTADDLGTVTESEVIKYSASGFRDFTRLAASDPTMWRDVCLHNKDAILEMLSRFSEDLAYLQRAIRWGEGDKLFELFTRTRAIRRSIVQAGQDVDAPDFGRHALDAKK from the coding sequence ATGAGCGACGTGCATTTCGAGCGGATCGCGCTGATCGGTATCGGCCTGATCGGCTCCTCGATCGCCCGCGACGTCAAGCAGCTCGGGCTGGCGAAACATGTGGTCGTCTCGACGCGCAGCGAAGAAACGCTGAAACGGGCGGAAGAGCTGGAGCTCGGCACCGAGTATACGGTGTCGGCCGCCGATGCGGTGAGGGATGCCGATCTCGTCATCGTCTCGGTGCCGGTCGGCGCTTCGGAAGCGGTTGCCCAGCAGATTGCCGGCTCGCTGAAGCCCGGCGCGATTGTCACCGATGTCGGCTCGACCAAGGCATCGGTCATCGCGCAGATGGCGCCGCACATGCCGGACAACGTTCATTTCATTCCGGGCCATCCGCTGGCGGGTACGGAAAAATCCGGTCCGGATGCAGGCTTTGCGGGGCTTTTCCGCGATCGCTGGTGCATCTTCACGCCGCTGCCGGATACCGATCCCGGTGCGCTCGATCGACTCAAGGCGTTCTGGATGGCGCTCGGCTCGCGCATCGACGAGATGGACCCGCAGCACCATGACAAGGTTCTGGCGATCGTCTCGCACCTGCCTCACATCATCGCCTATAATATCGTCGGCACGGCGGACGATCTCGGCACTGTGACAGAATCGGAAGTCATCAAATATTCGGCTTCCGGCTTTCGCGACTTTACCCGTCTGGCGGCATCCGACCCCACCATGTGGCGGGATGTCTGCCTGCACAACAAGGATGCGATCCTGGAAATGCTGTCGCGGTTTTCCGAGGATCTTGCCTATCTGCAGCGGGCGATCCGCTGGGGCGAGGGCGACAAGCTGTTCGAACTCTTCACCCGCACAAGGGCGATCCGCCGCTCCATCGTCCAGGCGGGTCAGGATGTGGATGCGCCGGATTTCGGCCGCCACGCGCTGGATGCGAAGAAATAA